The following coding sequences lie in one Caloenas nicobarica isolate bCalNic1 chromosome 17, bCalNic1.hap1, whole genome shotgun sequence genomic window:
- the CHCT1 gene encoding CHD1 helical C-terminal domain containing protein 1, which yields MDGAKARDGSEDGVHGQSTEEDLAGPAKEAAFVTGSESAPPCKKPLICCADGLDQDTFKICKELFRPFKKPLRKLHLPQHLPTEKKLKYLKGSLAIIGGRIDLFLQRYCRASEVKHWQKMFWRFVSLFSEMDAKRLQKLHKYIKNNQMDKFLQLCCPSEKVPGLKEKKLKQLYISWGLHRGRGDLQEHLGQRHGHHQHTHTVTAQQQG from the exons ATGGATGGAGCCAAGGCAAGGGATGGCAGCGAGGATGGTGTGCACGGCCAG AGCACAGAGGAGGATCTGGCTGGCCCAGCGAAGGAGGCAGCCTTTGTAACGGGCAGTGAGAGTGCTCCACCATGCAAGAAGCCACTCATCTGCTGCGCAGACGGCCTTGACCAGGACACCTTTAAAATT tgcAAGGAGCTTTTCAGACCCTTTAAGAAGCCACTTCGGAAACTGCATTTgccccagcaccttcccacagAGAAAAAACTGAAGTACTTGAAGGGAAGTTTGGCCATAATTGGGGGCCGCATCGATCTGTTTCTCCAGCGGTACTGCAGAGCCTCAGAAGTCAAGCACTGGCAGAA GATGTTCTGGCGGTTTGTCTCCCTCTTCTCAGAGATGGACGCAAAGCGGCTGCAGAAGCTGCATAAGTACATCAAGAACAACCAAATGGACAAGTTTCTG caattATGCTGTCCTTCAGAAAAAGTTCCAGGactcaaagaaaagaaactgaagcagctTTACATCAGCTGGGGTCTCCACAGAGGTAGAGGAGACctgcaggaacacctaggtcAGAGACACGGTCACCACCAACACACCCACACCGTCACCGCTCAGCAGCAAGGATGA
- the APPBP2 gene encoding amyloid protein-binding protein 2 — protein MAAVELEWVPETLYNTAISAVVDSYGRARRRDIRSLPENIQFDVYYKLYQQGRLCQLGSEFCELEVFAKVLRALDKRHLLHHCFQALMDHGVKVASVLAYSFSRRCSYIAESDSAVKEKAIQIGFVLGGFLSDAGWYSDAEKVFLSCLQLCTLHDEILHWFRAVECCVRLLHVRNGNCKYHLGEETFKLAQSYMDKLAKHGQQANKAALYGELCALLFAKSHYDEAYKWCIEAMKEITVGLPVKVVVDVLRQASKACVVKREFKKAEQLIKHAVYLAREHFGAKHPKYSDTLLDYGFYLLNVDNICQSVAIYQTALDIRQSVFGGKNIHVATAHEDLAYSSYVHQYSSGKFDNALFHAERAIGIITHILPEDHLLLASSKRVKALILEEIAIDCHNKETEQRLLQEAHDLHLSSLQLAKKAFGEFNVQTAKHYGNLGRLYQSMRKFKEAEEMHIKAIQIKEQLLGQEDYEVALSVGHLASLYNYDMNQYENAEKLYLRSIAIGKKLFGEGYSGLEYDYRGLIKLYNSIGNYEKVFEYHNILANWNRLRDRQFSVTDALEDVSTSPQSTEEVVQSFLMSQNADGQSS, from the exons ATGGCGGCGGTGGAGCTGGAGTGGGTGCCCGAGACGCTCTATAACACGGCGATCTCGGCCGTGGTGGACAGTTACGGGCGGGCGCGGCGCCGGGACATTCGCTCGCTGCCCGAGAACATCCAGTTCGACGTGTACTACAAG CTTTACCAACAGGGCCGCTTATGTCAGCTGGGTAGTGAATTTTGTGAACTAGAAGTTTTTGCAAAGGTGCTACGAGCTTTAGATAAAAG ACATCTGCTTCATCACTGTTTTCAGGCTTTGATGGACCATGGAGTAAAAGTTGCTTCCGTACTGGCCTATTCTTTCAGTAGACGGTGCTCCTACATAGCAGAGTCGGATTctgctgtaaaagaaaaagcaatccagattggttttgttttag GGGGTTTCCTATCAGATGCAGGCTGGTACAGTGATGCTGAGAAGGTATTTCTTTCCTGCCTTCAGTTGTGCACCCTTCACGATGAAATCCTTCACTGGTTTCGTGCTGTAGAATGTTGTGTAAG GCTGCTGCATGTTCGAAACGGTAACTGTAAAtatcacttgggagaagaaacatTCAAACTCGCTCAGTCTTACATGGACAAACTGGCAAAGCACGGCCAGCAAGCGAACAAAGCCGCGCTCTACGGGGAGCTCTGCGCGCTGCTCTTTGCCAAGAGCCACTACGATGAG GCTTACAAGTGGTGCATAGAAGCTATGAAGGAGATCACAGTTGGCCTGCCTGTCAAAGTAGTAGTGGACGTTCTACGACAAGCTTCCAAG GCTTGTGTTGTAAAACGTGAGTTTAAGAAGGCCGAACAGCTGATAAAACACGCAGTATACCTTGCCCG GGAGCATTTTGGAGCCAAGCACCCCAAATATTCTGATACGCTACTAGACTATGGATTTTACTTGCTCAATGTAGACAATATTTGCCAGTCGGTTGCGATCTATCAG ACAGCTCTTGATATCCGGCAGTCAGTATTTGGAGGTAAAAACATCCATGTAGCTACAGCTCATGAAGACTTGGCTTATTCTTCATATGTTCACCAGTACAGCTCTGGAAAATTTGACAATGCGCT GTTCCATGCTGAACGTGCTATTGGCATCATAACTCACATTCTCCCAGAAGATCATCTTCTCTTGGCATCTTCCAAGAGGGTTAAAG CACTTATCCTAGAGGAGATTGCAATAGACTGTCACAACAAGGAGACGGAGCAGAGGTTACTTCAGGAAGCTCATGATTTACACCTGTCCTCGCTCCAGTTGGCTAAAAAAGCCTTTGGGGAGTTTAATgtacaaacagcaaaacactaCGGCAACCTTGGGAGACTGTATCAGTCCATGAGAAAGTTTAAG gaagcagaagaaatgcaCATCAAGGCGATTCAGATTAAGGAGCAGCTTCTAGGTCAAGAAGATTATGAAGTTGCCCTGTCTGTGGGTCACTTGGCTTCTCTCTATAACTACGACATGAATCAATACGAAAACGCTGAAAAGCTTTATTTGAGATCCATAGCCATTG GGAAGAAGCTTTTTGGTGAAGGATACAGTGGACTTGAATACGATTACAGAGGTCTCATTAAACTGTACAATTCCATTGGCAATTACGAGAAAGTTTTTGAATACCACAATATTTTGGCCAATTGGAACCGGTTGCGGGACCGGCAGTTCTCAGTCACGGATGCTCTGGAGGATGTAAGCACCAGCCCTCAGTCCACTGAAGAAGTGGTCCAGTCTTTTCTGATGTCTCAGAACGCTGACGGACAGAGTAGCTAA